The following are from one region of the Gryllotalpicola protaetiae genome:
- a CDS encoding DUF7059 domain-containing protein: MPTLDADLIAALRADLAAADFTVDTVRGLWSESAGGALTRSRRVPAQRELAAQRETGELPPAGTLAWLFVLGLPTTGTELDAALPELAADGAAALGLVELDDSHPASDVITPLVDLRPYAFADARGAAEWWIASDLGELALGHALGADHVLGVGGASTTLSSLIIGRSVDRVLDLGAGCGIQALHAARHARHVIATDISARALEYAAFNARLNGIEHIEFRLGSLFEPVAGELFDQIVSNPPFVITPRIADVPEYEYRDGGFRGDELVQRVIAGVRDHLVPGGVAQLLGNWEYHEGADGLDRVRGWAAGLDAWVVERELQDAPRYAETWIRDGGTRAGDPEYDRWYAEWLDDFTARGVEYVGFGYLTLRAPAAGAAPTLARFEQVETSGTNPAGIGEHVAQALTAHDAMSRLTDAALAELRLKAAGDVTEERHSWPGDEAPIVITLHQGAGFGRALQVDPALSGLVGACDGELTVGQIADAIAALFEVDECELRADLLPRVRELLFTGFLELA; this comes from the coding sequence GTGCCGACGCTCGATGCCGACCTCATCGCCGCCCTGAGGGCAGACCTCGCCGCAGCCGACTTCACGGTCGACACCGTGCGCGGCCTGTGGTCGGAATCCGCCGGGGGAGCGCTCACCCGATCGCGCCGCGTGCCGGCGCAGCGGGAGCTCGCGGCGCAGCGCGAGACGGGCGAGCTCCCGCCGGCCGGCACTCTCGCCTGGCTGTTCGTGCTCGGCTTGCCCACGACCGGCACCGAGCTCGATGCGGCGCTCCCCGAGCTGGCCGCAGACGGCGCGGCAGCACTCGGCCTCGTCGAGCTCGACGACTCCCATCCGGCATCCGACGTCATCACGCCCCTCGTCGATCTGCGGCCGTATGCGTTCGCCGACGCCCGCGGTGCGGCCGAATGGTGGATCGCCAGCGATCTCGGTGAGCTCGCGCTCGGTCACGCGCTGGGCGCCGATCACGTGCTCGGGGTCGGCGGGGCGTCCACCACGCTGTCGAGCCTGATCATCGGCCGCAGCGTCGACCGGGTGCTCGACCTCGGAGCCGGCTGCGGCATCCAGGCACTGCATGCCGCGCGGCATGCCCGGCACGTCATCGCGACCGACATCTCCGCGCGCGCCCTGGAGTATGCGGCGTTCAACGCCCGGCTCAACGGCATCGAGCACATCGAGTTCCGCCTCGGCAGCCTGTTCGAGCCGGTCGCCGGCGAGCTCTTCGACCAGATCGTCAGCAACCCGCCGTTCGTGATCACCCCGCGCATCGCCGACGTGCCGGAGTACGAGTACCGCGACGGCGGCTTCCGGGGCGACGAGCTCGTGCAGCGTGTGATCGCCGGCGTGCGCGACCACCTCGTGCCGGGCGGCGTCGCGCAGCTGCTCGGCAACTGGGAGTACCACGAGGGCGCCGACGGTCTCGATCGCGTCCGCGGGTGGGCGGCAGGGCTCGACGCCTGGGTCGTCGAACGCGAGCTGCAGGACGCGCCGCGCTATGCCGAGACCTGGATTCGCGACGGCGGAACGCGAGCGGGCGACCCCGAGTACGACCGGTGGTACGCCGAGTGGCTCGACGACTTCACGGCGCGCGGCGTCGAGTACGTCGGATTCGGCTATCTCACGCTCCGTGCGCCCGCGGCGGGCGCGGCCCCGACTCTGGCCCGCTTCGAGCAGGTCGAGACGAGCGGCACCAACCCGGCGGGCATCGGCGAGCACGTCGCGCAGGCGCTCACGGCTCACGATGCGATGAGCAGGCTGACGGATGCCGCGCTCGCCGAGCTGCGGCTGAAAGCCGCCGGCGACGTGACGGAAGAACGACACTCGTGGCCGGGTGACGAAGCTCCGATCGTGATCACGCTGCATCAGGGCGCGGGATTCGGCCGTGCGCTGCAGGTCGACCCCGCGCTGTCAGGGCTCGTCGGCGCGTGCGACGGCGAG
- a CDS encoding YciI family protein, with amino-acid sequence MSERDERRPFLFLWTSDAGGEPEQPGDPGIHEWLAEGDATGAWQLGDPVAGATEARSVVRRGAEVVVTDGPFPEFKEWFYGFDVVLARNIDEAVDYASKHPLARHGRAYVLPTVALEG; translated from the coding sequence ATGAGCGAGCGGGACGAGCGGAGGCCGTTTCTCTTCCTGTGGACGAGCGACGCCGGCGGCGAACCCGAGCAGCCGGGCGACCCCGGCATCCATGAATGGCTCGCCGAGGGTGACGCCACGGGTGCGTGGCAGCTGGGCGACCCCGTCGCCGGTGCGACCGAGGCGCGCTCGGTCGTCCGCCGCGGCGCCGAGGTGGTCGTCACCGACGGCCCGTTCCCCGAGTTCAAGGAATGGTTCTACGGCTTCGACGTGGTGCTCGCGCGCAACATCGACGAGGCGGTCGACTATGCGTCGAAGCATCCGCTCGCCCGCCATGGCCGCGCCTACGTGCTGCCGACCGTCGCTCTGGAGGGGTGA
- a CDS encoding YciI family protein: MSDTTQQYLLLFTDAPDAEPYSQEADDIFEWLTAVESHRIFGERLTPREDARLVTKRQGEVFVTDAPAAEFKEWFSGFDLISAASLDEAVEIGSRHPCARFGRVLVLPLMGAVQSGALLDQTIQARAAAAGVTA; encoded by the coding sequence ATGAGCGACACCACCCAGCAGTACCTGCTGCTGTTCACCGACGCCCCGGACGCCGAGCCGTACAGCCAGGAGGCCGACGACATCTTCGAATGGCTCACAGCGGTCGAGTCGCACCGCATCTTCGGCGAGCGGCTCACGCCGCGCGAGGATGCCCGCCTCGTCACCAAGCGCCAGGGCGAGGTCTTCGTCACCGACGCGCCGGCAGCCGAGTTCAAGGAGTGGTTCTCCGGCTTCGATCTGATCAGCGCGGCGAGCCTCGACGAGGCCGTCGAGATCGGCTCACGGCATCCCTGCGCCCGCTTCGGCCGAGTGCTCGTGCTGCCCCTGATGGGCGCCGTGCAGTCGGGCGCGCTGCTCGATCAGACGATCCAGGCCCGGGCGGCAGCCGCGGGGGTGACCGCATGA